One stretch of Streptomyces hygroscopicus DNA includes these proteins:
- a CDS encoding transporter codes for MATDTLTKDPGGSAVLRRVLLDNGALSALVLLVAAMSLLSGDFLTTGNLLNVGVQAAVTAILAFGVTFVIVSAGIDLSVGSVAALSATVLAWSATSQGLPVWFAALLAVATGVACGLVSGALVSFGKLPPFIATLAMLSIGRGLALVISQGSPIAIPESMSGLGDTIGGWLPIPVLVMIGMGLITAGVLGRTYAGRAMYAIGGNEEAARLSGIRVTRQKLVIYALSGGFAAVAGIVLASRLSSAQPQAAVGYELDAIAAVVIGGASLSGGVGKASGTLIGALILAVLRNGLNLLEVSPFWQQVVIGVVIALAVLLDTVRRRAGASPGAPGAAAGGSSGGGRKKAVNAGKFALAAVVVAAIAVGASVWRSGSSGGASTKVGLSVSTLNNPFFVQLKAGAQEEAKRAGVSLTVTDAQNDASQQANQIQNFTSQNMKSIIINPVDSDAAGPSVRAADKAGIPVLAADRGVNKAEIATLVASDNITGGKLAAKTLAERLGKKGTILVLQGTPGTSASRERGKGFTEGLKAYPDIKVVGKQTADFDRAKGLDVTTNLLQGHPGIDGIFAENDEMALGAVKALGSKAGKSVDVVGFDGTPDGLKAVENGSLAATVAQQPKELGRMVVRNAVKAAKGQKIDGTVKVPVKVVTAK; via the coding sequence GTGGCCACTGACACGCTTACGAAGGACCCCGGGGGCTCGGCGGTGCTGCGCCGCGTGCTGCTCGACAACGGCGCCCTGAGCGCCCTGGTGCTGCTGGTGGCGGCCATGTCGCTGCTGTCCGGCGACTTCCTCACCACCGGCAATCTCCTCAACGTCGGCGTCCAGGCGGCGGTCACCGCGATCCTCGCCTTCGGCGTCACCTTCGTCATCGTCTCCGCGGGGATCGATCTGTCGGTCGGCTCGGTGGCCGCGCTGTCCGCCACCGTGCTCGCCTGGTCGGCGACCTCACAGGGGCTGCCGGTGTGGTTCGCGGCGCTCCTGGCCGTCGCCACCGGTGTCGCCTGCGGTCTGGTCAGCGGGGCGCTGGTCTCCTTCGGGAAGCTGCCGCCGTTCATCGCCACGCTCGCGATGCTGTCGATCGGCCGCGGCCTGGCCCTGGTGATCTCCCAGGGCAGCCCGATAGCCATCCCCGAGTCGATGTCCGGCCTCGGCGACACCATCGGTGGCTGGCTGCCCATCCCGGTGCTCGTGATGATCGGCATGGGGCTGATCACCGCGGGTGTGCTGGGCCGCACGTACGCGGGCCGCGCGATGTACGCGATCGGCGGCAACGAGGAGGCGGCCCGGCTCTCCGGGATCCGGGTGACGCGCCAGAAGCTGGTCATCTACGCGCTCTCCGGCGGCTTCGCGGCCGTCGCGGGCATCGTGCTCGCCTCCCGGCTGTCCTCCGCGCAGCCGCAGGCGGCCGTCGGCTACGAACTCGACGCGATCGCCGCGGTCGTCATCGGCGGCGCGAGCCTGTCCGGTGGCGTCGGTAAGGCGTCCGGCACGCTCATCGGCGCGCTGATCCTCGCGGTGCTGCGCAACGGGCTCAACCTGCTGGAGGTCTCCCCCTTCTGGCAGCAGGTCGTCATCGGTGTCGTCATCGCGCTCGCGGTGCTGCTGGACACGGTGCGCCGACGCGCCGGTGCAAGCCCGGGCGCGCCCGGGGCCGCGGCGGGCGGATCGTCCGGTGGCGGCCGTAAGAAGGCCGTCAACGCGGGCAAGTTCGCGCTCGCCGCCGTGGTCGTCGCCGCCATCGCCGTGGGCGCCTCCGTCTGGCGCTCCGGCTCCTCCGGGGGCGCGTCCACCAAGGTCGGGCTGTCGGTCTCCACCCTCAACAACCCCTTCTTCGTGCAGTTGAAGGCGGGCGCCCAGGAGGAGGCCAAGCGCGCCGGGGTCAGCCTTACGGTCACCGACGCCCAGAACGACGCCTCCCAGCAGGCCAATCAGATTCAGAACTTCACCAGCCAGAACATGAAGTCGATCATCATCAACCCGGTCGACTCCGATGCCGCGGGCCCGTCCGTCCGGGCCGCCGACAAGGCGGGCATCCCGGTGCTGGCCGCCGACCGTGGCGTCAACAAGGCCGAGATCGCGACCCTGGTGGCCTCGGACAACATCACGGGCGGCAAGCTGGCTGCCAAGACGCTCGCCGAGCGGCTCGGAAAGAAGGGCACGATCCTGGTGCTGCAGGGCACCCCCGGCACCTCCGCCTCGCGTGAACGCGGTAAGGGCTTCACGGAGGGCCTCAAGGCGTACCCGGACATCAAGGTCGTCGGCAAGCAGACCGCCGACTTCGACCGGGCCAAGGGGCTGGATGTGACCACCAATCTGCTCCAGGGCCACCCCGGTATCGACGGGATCTTCGCCGAGAACGACGAGATGGCGCTCGGCGCGGTCAAGGCGCTCGGCTCCAAGGCGGGCAAGTCCGTCGACGTCGTCGGCTTCGACGGCACCCCGGACGGGCTCAAGGCCGTCGAGAACGGCAGCCTCGCCGCGACCGTCGCCCAGCAGCCGAAGGAGTTGGGCCGGATGGTGGTGCGGAATGCCGTCAAGGCGGCCAAGGGGCAGAAGATCGACGGCACGGTGAAGGTGCCGGTGAAGGTCGTCACCGCGAAGTGA
- a CDS encoding ribokinase — protein MHDYDLLVVGSANADLVIGVDRRPGAGETVLGSDLAVHPGGKGANQAVAAARLGARTALLARVGDDGYGRLLLDSQRTAGVDTVGVLVGGAPTGVALITVDPSGDNSIVVSQGANARLTPGDVRAAASLLAAARVVSLQLEIPLETVAEVVRAAGAGFGGRPGPRVVLNPSPTAPLPADVLAACDPLVVNEHEARFLLSDAPVGSSDDPEEWADALLSRGPRSVVVTLGAEGALVADGDRTVLVPSPAVTAVDTTGAGDAFTGALAWRLGVGDDLGTAVRFAVRVGAAAVTRAGAQASFPNAEEVAAL, from the coding sequence ATGCACGACTACGACCTGCTGGTCGTGGGGTCGGCCAACGCCGATCTGGTGATCGGAGTCGACCGCCGCCCCGGGGCCGGCGAGACCGTCCTCGGGTCCGACCTCGCGGTCCACCCGGGCGGCAAGGGGGCCAACCAGGCCGTCGCCGCCGCCCGGCTGGGGGCCCGGACGGCGCTGCTGGCCCGGGTCGGCGACGACGGCTACGGCCGGCTGCTGCTGGATTCGCAGCGGACGGCCGGGGTCGACACCGTCGGCGTCCTCGTCGGCGGCGCGCCCACCGGGGTCGCGCTGATCACGGTGGACCCCTCGGGTGACAACAGCATCGTGGTCTCCCAGGGGGCCAACGCCCGGCTGACCCCCGGCGACGTCCGGGCCGCGGCGAGCCTGCTGGCCGCGGCGCGAGTGGTCTCGCTGCAGTTGGAGATCCCCCTGGAGACGGTCGCCGAGGTGGTCCGCGCGGCGGGCGCGGGCTTCGGCGGCCGCCCCGGGCCGCGGGTGGTGCTCAACCCCTCGCCGACCGCGCCGCTGCCCGCCGATGTGCTGGCCGCCTGCGATCCGCTGGTGGTGAACGAGCACGAGGCGCGGTTCCTGCTGAGCGACGCCCCGGTGGGGTCCTCCGACGACCCCGAGGAGTGGGCCGACGCCCTGCTGTCGCGCGGTCCGCGCTCGGTCGTGGTGACCCTGGGCGCCGAGGGCGCGCTGGTCGCCGACGGCGACCGTACGGTGCTGGTGCCCAGTCCCGCGGTGACGGCCGTGGACACCACGGGCGCCGGGGACGCCTTCACCGGCGCGCTCGCCTGGCGCCTCGGCGTCGGCGACGACCTGGGGACCGCGGTGCGGTTCGCGGTGCGCGTGGGCGCCGCCGCGGTGACACGGGCCGGGGCGCAGGCGTCCTTCCCGAACGCCGAGGAGGTGGCGGCGCTGTGA
- a CDS encoding ribose pyranase, with translation MKRSGILNRHLSAGIALLGHTDTVMVCDAGLPIPDGPFVVDLAFTAGVPSFERVLTGLLDELVVEGATAAREVRGHNPEATALLDRLFPAPALDLVPHEEFKTMTGRARLVVRTGEARPYANVLLRCGVPF, from the coding sequence GTGAAGCGATCCGGGATTCTCAACCGCCATCTGAGCGCGGGCATCGCCCTGTTGGGCCACACCGACACGGTGATGGTGTGCGACGCGGGCCTTCCGATACCGGACGGGCCGTTCGTGGTGGACCTCGCCTTCACGGCCGGGGTGCCGTCGTTCGAGCGGGTGCTCACCGGGCTGCTGGACGAGCTGGTGGTCGAAGGGGCCACGGCGGCGCGGGAGGTACGCGGCCACAACCCCGAGGCGACCGCCCTGCTCGACCGCCTCTTCCCGGCCCCCGCGCTGGATCTGGTCCCGCACGAGGAGTTCAAGACGATGACGGGACGGGCGAGGCTGGTGGTGCGTACGGGGGAGGCGCGGCCGTACGCGAATGTGCTGCTGCGGTGCGGGGTGCCGTTCTGA
- a CDS encoding RNA polymerase, whose amino-acid sequence MQLTLVLPWWTRLLRRARTTASTPPVETARAGRRLRALRPVGGRDDGEPGPTLADLYQARRLDMIRLAVFLVDDLHTAEDVVQDAFAAVCRRHGSRLDSLQDAHAYLHTAVVNAARSVLRRRRTARAYTPPYQGPGAPVDEPLLLAEEHRQVLDALAELTARQREVLVLRYWSELTEAQIAETLGVSRGTVKSTASRALVTLEKLLEAAR is encoded by the coding sequence ATGCAGCTCACTCTTGTCCTGCCCTGGTGGACCCGGCTGCTCCGCCGCGCCCGGACGACCGCCTCGACGCCGCCGGTGGAGACGGCGCGCGCCGGGCGGCGGCTGCGGGCGCTGAGGCCGGTGGGCGGCCGGGACGACGGGGAGCCCGGCCCCACGCTGGCCGATCTGTACCAGGCCCGGCGGCTGGACATGATCCGGCTGGCGGTCTTCCTGGTGGACGACCTGCACACCGCCGAGGACGTCGTCCAGGACGCCTTCGCGGCCGTCTGCCGCCGGCACGGCTCGCGGCTGGACAGCCTCCAGGACGCGCACGCCTATCTGCACACCGCCGTGGTCAACGCCGCCCGCTCGGTGCTGCGCCGACGGCGTACGGCGCGCGCCTACACCCCGCCGTACCAGGGGCCGGGAGCGCCCGTGGACGAGCCGCTGCTGCTCGCCGAGGAACACCGGCAGGTCCTCGACGCGCTGGCCGAACTCACCGCGCGCCAGCGCGAGGTGCTGGTGCTGCGCTACTGGTCGGAGCTGACCGAGGCCCAGATAGCCGAAACGCTGGGCGTCTCCCGAGGCACCGTGAAGTCGACCGCGAGCCGTGCGCTCGTCACTCTGGAAAAGCTGCTGGAGGCGGCCCGATGA
- a CDS encoding RimK domain protein ATP-grasp, translating to MLGDDGPLERSDAHWARGAARIGLGGVLMSLAARWMNHPSRASAAEFKPQQLRTARSMGLATPRTLITNSADEVRTFAENVKAPLITKPLGTPHVAHSRGSETMYTREVDLDALGGVELTAHLFQERVPKQYEVRLIVVSDTCHSVKIKAHSEAARTDWRSDYDALEYEPIETPADVVNGVRGYLARLALTYAAMDFIVQPNGQWTFLEANPSGQWAWLNSAEIPLAASIAQTLENWCRR from the coding sequence GTGCTCGGTGATGACGGCCCGCTGGAGCGTTCGGACGCCCACTGGGCGCGTGGCGCCGCCCGCATCGGCCTCGGCGGCGTGCTCATGAGTCTCGCCGCCCGGTGGATGAACCACCCGTCCAGAGCGTCTGCCGCGGAGTTCAAACCCCAGCAGCTCCGCACCGCACGTTCCATGGGGCTCGCCACTCCCCGAACTCTGATCACGAACTCCGCGGATGAGGTGCGGACATTCGCGGAGAACGTCAAAGCCCCGTTGATCACCAAGCCACTGGGGACGCCGCACGTTGCCCACTCCCGGGGCTCGGAGACCATGTATACGCGCGAGGTCGACCTTGACGCACTGGGCGGTGTGGAGCTCACTGCGCACCTGTTCCAGGAGCGTGTCCCCAAGCAGTACGAAGTGCGCTTGATCGTCGTGAGCGACACCTGCCACAGCGTGAAGATCAAGGCGCACAGCGAGGCCGCTCGCACGGATTGGCGGTCCGACTACGACGCGCTTGAGTACGAGCCGATCGAGACGCCGGCCGATGTCGTCAACGGAGTGCGCGGGTACCTGGCTCGACTGGCCCTCACCTACGCTGCCATGGACTTCATCGTGCAGCCGAACGGTCAGTGGACGTTCCTGGAGGCAAACCCCTCGGGCCAGTGGGCATGGCTCAACAGTGCGGAAATCCCCCTAGCCGCTTCGATCGCTCAAACCCTGGAGAACTGGTGTCGCCGGTGA
- a CDS encoding protein-L-isoaspartatecarboxylmethyltransferase gives MSPVNWKPLAQNLASLLEGSDDLVSPHWKQAFEEVPRHIFVPRYFQNLGGAPTRWKPLDAADGGDWFNPIYTNATLVTRLDPETAKSADGLFTGVPTSSSTQPSLTARMLEALDVQPGDRVLDGGTGTGYQTALIAHRLESADQLVTADIDPDLTSEALPNLEGIGITPNILTVDVRDWTWPPESFDKVIITCALPRITETLRSAVAPGGRLVANLFPPLSGGLAVLDRMPDGSLEGRFQAGGGSFMAARTAAPAPPPPLASGPVDAHGESRVPVTAFDSYHFTFLLASTLPGVVLQYGTDDEERTMRRLVMPDGAWAEAIFAGEQTQFRETGERRIWDTVESWWGWFTAHDMPKWDHFGLTVSSEEHRLWYETPRGPSWRLPV, from the coding sequence GTGTCGCCGGTGAACTGGAAACCGCTCGCTCAGAATCTGGCAAGCCTCCTGGAGGGCTCGGACGACCTGGTCTCCCCTCACTGGAAGCAGGCGTTCGAGGAGGTGCCCCGGCACATCTTCGTCCCGCGCTATTTTCAGAATCTGGGGGGCGCGCCAACTCGATGGAAGCCGCTCGACGCCGCGGACGGTGGGGACTGGTTCAACCCCATCTACACCAACGCCACACTCGTCACTCGTCTCGACCCGGAGACGGCGAAGTCCGCGGATGGGCTGTTCACCGGCGTCCCCACGTCGTCCAGCACACAGCCGAGCCTCACGGCCCGGATGCTGGAGGCCCTTGACGTACAGCCTGGAGACCGGGTCCTCGACGGGGGCACTGGCACCGGCTACCAAACCGCCCTCATCGCTCACCGCCTGGAGAGCGCTGACCAGCTCGTAACGGCGGACATCGATCCGGACCTGACATCCGAAGCCCTGCCCAATCTGGAGGGCATCGGCATCACACCGAACATCCTCACCGTGGACGTGAGGGACTGGACTTGGCCGCCGGAGTCGTTCGACAAGGTGATCATTACGTGTGCCCTCCCGCGGATCACCGAGACATTGAGGTCCGCGGTCGCTCCCGGGGGACGACTCGTCGCGAACCTCTTCCCGCCGCTGAGCGGGGGTCTGGCCGTCCTCGACCGCATGCCGGACGGGAGCCTGGAGGGACGGTTCCAAGCAGGCGGCGGGTCCTTTATGGCGGCGCGCACGGCGGCGCCGGCCCCTCCCCCACCGCTTGCATCGGGACCGGTAGACGCACACGGGGAATCCCGCGTACCGGTCACGGCCTTCGACAGCTACCACTTCACCTTCCTGCTGGCGTCCACGCTGCCCGGGGTAGTGCTCCAGTACGGCACTGACGACGAGGAGCGCACCATGCGCCGTCTGGTGATGCCTGACGGGGCGTGGGCTGAGGCCATCTTCGCGGGCGAACAGACACAGTTCCGCGAGACGGGCGAGCGCCGCATCTGGGACACCGTCGAGAGCTGGTGGGGGTGGTTCACTGCTCACGACATGCCGAAATGGGACCACTTCGGTCTGACGGTCTCGAGCGAAGAGCACCGCCTCTGGTACGAAACGCCCCGGGGCCCCTCATGGCGGCTGCCTGTGTGA
- a CDS encoding xylose isomerase, with amino-acid sequence MSAVSRLSLNQETIKQWSLPELAEGCVKAGVTGVGLWREPVQKYGVAAAAELVRNAGLTVTSLCRGGFFTAIEPEARAAALADNRKAIDEAATLGTDTLVLVSGGLPPGSRDLFAARERIADALGELAPYAADHGVRLAIEPLHPMYAADRCVVSTLAQALDLAERFPADQVGVIVDTYHLWWDDTVAAQIARAGAGGRIAAFQLADWITPLPEGVLLGRGQLGDGSVDFRWFREQVDATGYTGPIEVEIFNPDLWARDGAEVLAEVADRYRALVL; translated from the coding sequence ATGAGCGCCGTGTCCAGGCTGAGCCTCAACCAGGAAACGATCAAGCAGTGGTCGCTGCCCGAGCTGGCGGAGGGCTGCGTCAAGGCGGGCGTCACCGGCGTCGGCCTGTGGCGCGAGCCGGTCCAGAAGTACGGGGTGGCGGCCGCCGCCGAGCTGGTGCGGAACGCGGGCCTGACCGTCACCAGCCTGTGCCGGGGCGGCTTCTTCACCGCGATCGAGCCCGAGGCACGGGCCGCAGCCCTTGCCGACAACCGTAAGGCCATCGACGAGGCCGCGACCCTGGGCACCGACACCCTGGTCCTGGTCTCCGGCGGCCTCCCGCCCGGCAGCCGCGACCTCTTCGCCGCCCGCGAGCGCATCGCCGACGCACTGGGGGAGCTGGCCCCGTACGCCGCGGACCACGGCGTCCGCCTGGCCATCGAGCCCCTGCACCCCATGTACGCCGCCGACCGCTGCGTGGTCTCCACCCTCGCCCAGGCCCTCGACCTCGCCGAGCGCTTCCCGGCGGACCAGGTGGGCGTGATCGTGGACACCTACCACCTGTGGTGGGACGACACCGTGGCCGCCCAGATCGCCCGCGCGGGCGCGGGCGGCCGTATCGCCGCCTTCCAGCTCGCCGACTGGATCACGCCCCTCCCGGAGGGCGTCCTCCTGGGCCGGGGCCAACTCGGCGACGGCTCGGTCGACTTCCGCTGGTTCCGCGAACAGGTCGACGCCACGGGCTACACCGGCCCGATCGAGGTGGAGATCTTCAACCCGGACCTGTGGGCCCGCGACGGCGCGGAGGTCCTGGCGGAGGTCGCCGACCGCTACCGGGCGCTGGTGCTGTAG
- a CDS encoding oxidoreductase, translating to MTRKTVRIAMNGVTGRMGYRQHLVRSLLAIREQGGMDLGDGTVLWPEPLLVGRREHVLKEMAERHGLDPVADVSTDLDAVLADDRVDIYFDAQVTAAREEAIKKAVAAGKHIYTEKPTATGLAGALELARLAEAAGVKHGVVQDKIFLPGLLKLKRLIDSGFFGSILSVRGEFGYWVFEGDWQSAQRPSWNYRAEDGGGIVVDMFPHWEYVLHELFGAVRTVQAQATTHIPTRWDEQGKPYEATADDAAYGVFQLEGGAIAQINSSWAVRVNRDELVEFQVDGTEGSAVAGLRNCRAQHRSATPKPVWNPDLPATESFREQWQEVPDNEEFDNGFKAQWELFLRHVALDEPWRWDLLAGARGVQLAELGLKSSAEGRRLDVPELSL from the coding sequence GTGACACGCAAGACAGTGCGGATCGCCATGAACGGTGTGACCGGCCGGATGGGCTACCGCCAGCACCTCGTCCGCTCTCTCCTCGCCATTCGCGAACAGGGCGGCATGGACCTCGGCGACGGCACCGTGCTGTGGCCCGAGCCGCTGCTCGTCGGCCGCCGGGAGCACGTGCTCAAGGAGATGGCCGAGCGCCATGGCCTCGACCCGGTCGCGGATGTCTCGACCGACCTGGACGCCGTACTCGCGGACGACCGCGTCGACATCTACTTCGACGCCCAGGTCACCGCCGCCCGCGAGGAGGCCATCAAGAAGGCCGTCGCGGCAGGCAAGCACATCTACACCGAGAAGCCCACCGCCACCGGTCTGGCGGGCGCCCTGGAGCTGGCCCGGCTCGCCGAGGCGGCGGGCGTCAAGCACGGGGTCGTCCAGGACAAGATCTTCCTGCCGGGGCTGCTGAAGCTCAAGCGCCTCATCGACAGCGGCTTCTTCGGCAGCATCCTCTCCGTGCGCGGGGAGTTCGGCTACTGGGTCTTCGAGGGCGACTGGCAGAGCGCCCAGCGGCCCTCCTGGAACTACCGGGCCGAGGACGGCGGCGGCATCGTCGTCGACATGTTCCCGCACTGGGAGTACGTGCTGCACGAGCTGTTCGGCGCCGTGCGCACCGTCCAGGCGCAGGCCACCACCCACATCCCGACCCGCTGGGACGAGCAGGGCAAGCCGTACGAGGCCACCGCCGACGACGCGGCCTACGGCGTGTTCCAGCTCGAGGGCGGCGCCATCGCCCAGATCAACTCCTCCTGGGCGGTCCGGGTGAACCGCGACGAGCTGGTCGAGTTCCAGGTCGACGGCACTGAGGGCTCGGCCGTCGCGGGCCTGCGCAACTGCCGCGCCCAGCACCGCTCGGCCACCCCCAAGCCGGTCTGGAACCCCGACCTGCCCGCCACCGAGTCCTTCCGCGAGCAGTGGCAGGAGGTGCCGGACAACGAGGAGTTCGACAACGGCTTCAAGGCGCAGTGGGAGCTCTTCCTGCGCCATGTCGCGCTCGACGAGCCCTGGCGCTGGGACCTGCTGGCCGGCGCGCGCGGCGTCCAGCTCGCCGAGCTGGGCCTGAAGTCGTCGGCCGAGGGCCGCCGGCTGGACGTACCGGAGCTGAGCCTGTGA
- a CDS encoding sugar ABC transporter permease has product MTTAPISTAPATPAARRRPVGRIVLHACLIAVLLVMLYPLAWLLATSFKPADEVVASLKLLPSHFEWSNYSTALDGVNEVSVGRLLWNSLLIACGAVLGNVISCSLAAYAFARLRFKMRGPLFAFMIATIMLPHHAILIPQYIIFNQLGMVNTYWPMILPKFLATDAFFVFLIVQFMRGLPRELEEAARIDGCGPFRSFFSVILPLTRPALITTAIFTFIWTWNDFFTQLIYLFEPEKFTLTLALRSFVDASSQSAFGPMFAMSVFALLPIVLFFLAFQRFLVEGMASSGLKG; this is encoded by the coding sequence ATGACCACCGCCCCGATCTCCACCGCCCCGGCCACCCCGGCGGCGCGGCGGCGGCCCGTCGGCCGGATCGTGCTGCACGCCTGCCTGATCGCCGTGCTGCTGGTAATGCTCTATCCGCTGGCCTGGCTGCTGGCGACCTCGTTCAAGCCCGCCGACGAGGTCGTCGCCAGCCTCAAGCTGCTGCCCAGCCACTTCGAATGGAGCAACTACTCCACCGCCCTGGACGGGGTGAACGAGGTCAGCGTCGGACGGCTGCTGTGGAACTCGCTGCTCATCGCGTGCGGTGCGGTGCTCGGCAACGTCATCAGCTGCTCGCTGGCCGCATACGCCTTCGCACGGCTGCGGTTCAAGATGCGCGGTCCGCTCTTCGCGTTCATGATCGCGACGATCATGCTGCCGCACCACGCCATCCTCATTCCGCAGTACATCATCTTCAACCAGCTCGGCATGGTGAACACCTACTGGCCGATGATCCTGCCGAAGTTCCTGGCCACCGACGCCTTCTTCGTCTTCCTCATCGTGCAGTTCATGCGCGGACTGCCGCGTGAGCTGGAGGAGGCGGCGCGGATCGACGGCTGCGGGCCCTTCCGCTCGTTCTTCAGCGTCATCCTGCCGCTGACCCGGCCCGCGCTGATCACCACCGCGATCTTCACCTTCATCTGGACCTGGAACGACTTCTTCACCCAGCTCATCTACCTCTTCGAGCCGGAGAAGTTCACCCTGACCCTGGCCCTGCGGTCCTTCGTGGACGCCTCCAGCCAGTCGGCCTTCGGCCCCATGTTCGCGATGTCGGTGTTCGCGCTGCTGCCCATCGTGCTCTTCTTCCTCGCGTTCCAGCGGTTCCTGGTCGAGGGCATGGCCAGCTCCGGACTGAAGGGGTGA
- a CDS encoding ABC transporter permease: MTATATRPQDAAPPATGGKRAPKRERQGAAWVFLSPWVLGAAVLTLLPMAVSLYLSFTDYDMFDAPQWIGFRNYTQMFTEDPRYWRSVITTLTYVVIAVPLQLAMALAVAIALKSVKRGKGFYRSAFYAPSLLGASMSIALVWRAIFNDGGSVDNLLSGMGIDIGGWINRPGWAILSVALLTIWQFGAPMVIFLAGLQQIPVELYEAAAVDGASWWRQFRSITIPMLSPVLFFNLVLQMIQAFQVFTPAFAVSAGKGGPADSTLVYTLYLYDRGFTASHMGYASAMAWALLLAIGAVTAVLFRTSRAWVFYANDNNEGGR; encoded by the coding sequence ATGACCGCGACCGCGACCCGCCCCCAGGACGCCGCGCCCCCCGCCACCGGCGGCAAGCGGGCGCCGAAGCGCGAGCGGCAGGGGGCCGCCTGGGTGTTCCTGTCCCCATGGGTGCTCGGCGCCGCCGTGCTGACGCTGCTGCCCATGGCCGTGTCCCTGTATCTGTCGTTCACCGACTACGACATGTTCGACGCGCCCCAGTGGATCGGCTTCCGCAACTACACACAGATGTTCACCGAGGACCCCCGCTACTGGCGGTCGGTCATCACGACCCTGACGTATGTCGTGATCGCGGTGCCGCTGCAGCTCGCCATGGCGCTCGCCGTCGCCATAGCGCTGAAGTCGGTCAAGCGCGGCAAGGGCTTCTACCGCTCGGCGTTCTACGCGCCCTCGCTGCTCGGCGCGTCGATGTCCATCGCCCTGGTCTGGCGGGCGATCTTCAACGACGGCGGCTCGGTGGACAACCTGCTCTCCGGTATGGGCATCGACATCGGCGGCTGGATCAATCGGCCGGGCTGGGCCATCCTGTCGGTCGCGCTGCTGACCATCTGGCAGTTCGGCGCCCCCATGGTGATCTTCCTGGCCGGGCTCCAGCAAATACCCGTCGAGCTGTACGAGGCCGCCGCGGTCGACGGGGCCTCCTGGTGGCGGCAGTTCCGCTCCATCACCATCCCGATGCTCTCCCCGGTGCTCTTCTTCAACCTGGTGCTCCAGATGATCCAGGCGTTCCAGGTCTTCACCCCCGCCTTCGCGGTCAGCGCGGGCAAGGGCGGACCCGCCGACTCCACGCTCGTCTACACGCTCTACCTCTACGACCGCGGCTTCACCGCCTCCCATATGGGCTACGCCTCCGCCATGGCCTGGGCGCTGCTGCTGGCCATCGGGGCCGTCACCGCGGTCCTCTTCCGGACCTCCCGGGCCTGGGTCTTCTACGCCAACGACAACAACGAGGGGGGCCGATGA